In the genome of Hydrogenimonas thermophila, the window CGTTCATTTCCAACTATTTTTGAAAAAGCAAAAAATTCAATACTTGTAGATGAGCAAGGAGTTGAATATATAGATTTTTTTGCTGGAGCTGGAACATTAAACTATGGTCACAATAACGAACATATAACAAATGCTTTACTAGAGTATTTGAAAAAAGATGGTGTCGTACATGGATTAGACATGGCCACAACTGCAAAAAAAGAGTTTATCCACTCTTTTCAAGAGAATATTTTAAAACCTAGAAATTTAGAATATAAATTACAATTTACAGGTCCAACAGGGACAAATGCAGTTGAAACAGCACTTAAATTAGCAAGATTAGTAAAAGGTCGTAGCAATATTATATCATTTACTAACGGCTATCATGGACTTACTCAAGGATCTTTATCTATTACCGGAAATAATGAATATAGAGATGAAAGCTATATAAGTAGATGTAATGCTGCTTTTATGCCCTATGATGGTTATTTTGAAAATATTGACACAATAGAATATCTAAGAAAATTTCTTGCTGATGGCAGTAGTGGAGTAGATACTCCTGCTGCTATTATTGTTGAAACTGTCCAAGGAGAAGGTGGAATTAATGTTGCATCAAAAGAGTGGTTACAAAGACTAGAAGCTATTTGTAGAGAATTTGATATTTTACTTATTATTGATGATATTCAAGTAGGTAATGGAAGAACAGGAGAGTTTTTTAGCTTTGAATTTGCTGGTATTAATCC includes:
- the ectB gene encoding diaminobutyrate--2-oxoglutarate transaminase, with translation MRIFENYESEVRGYIRSFPTIFEKAKNSILVDEQGVEYIDFFAGAGTLNYGHNNEHITNALLEYLKKDGVVHGLDMATTAKKEFIHSFQENILKPRNLEYKLQFTGPTGTNAVETALKLARLVKGRSNIISFTNGYHGLTQGSLSITGNNEYRDESYISRCNAAFMPYDGYFENIDTIEYLRKFLADGSSGVDTPAAIIVETVQGEGGINVASKEWLQRLEAICREFDILLIIDDIQVGNGRTGEFFSFEFAGINPDIVTLSKSIGGGLPMAMLLFKPELDQWKPGEHTGTFRGNNLAFVAAKTAIENYWTNDDLSKAVFYKEKILKKHLESIVQKYKQYNISIRGRGLVYGFEVLNDSSVASEISAKCFNNGLIVETAGSEGQVIKFLPPLIIDEKTLKNGLEIFEKSVEEVFLEKEKHLKMEF